GGGTTTTAACGAAAGTTTTTTCCAGCTTTTTTTATATTTCTCTTTCCTACATGTCATAACaattaagggggtgtttggttcttttctaggaataggaatcggaatgagaatcattgtagtgtggaatgagaatgggtatgagcattaatatcactcttaaaagaaATGTTTGATTAGTTGCACATTTTCTatcagaataaatcaaaatttacttttttacccttaaaggaaaataagagaaataattagatgtgagagaaagctaaatatgagagaaaaatatgatgaaagataatgatgagagagaaagtatgatgagagagaaaatgtgatgagaaagaatgaagagagagaaagtatgatgagagaaaatgagaaaagagaatatgataggagagagcatgatgagagaagatgagagagaaaatatgatgtgagagaaagtatgatgaaagaggatgaagagagagaaaatataatgagaaaaaaatgaggagaaaaattgtgatgaaagagattgaggagagagaaagtatagtgagagagaatgtgtgatgagaaaaaatagaacagtgagtgtgataggagagattgaggagagagaaagtatgatgagagagaaagtatgatgagagagaacgtgtgttgaggaaaaagggagaaagtgttgcaagagagattgaggagagagaaagtgtgatgagaaaaaaagagaaaagagagtgtgatgagagagattgtggagagagagaaagtatgatgagaaaaaaagaaggaagagagtgcgatggaagagattgaggagagagaaagtatgatgagagagaaagtgtaatgagaaaaaaggaaagagagtgtgatatgagagattaaggagagagaaaatgtgtgataaaatgatgagagagaacaaggagagagaagtgatatgaaagaaaaaataaataaatatattttgatatttgatattaagggagaaaattttagttttaggtcaagggtatttttggaataaaggaatattttgattgatgaaaatagggtaatggctcattgaatgagaggtacatgggaatgagttattatccaatttcaaggattcattcccctatttgtatttctattcctataatccaaacattaacattgacaatcaatgattctcattctcattccctacTCCTATTCCCTTAAACCAAACACCTCCTAAAAATCTAGCTTCCAATTtttaaacccaacttcttactctctttcttcatttttgaTAGGgcccaaaaaaaaaagaaaaaaaccaaATACCCTCCCCATGTTGGAGATGCCCTTAGTAAGGTGGAGATTGATGGGAAAATATTAACGGATTCAACTTATGTTTTAATAAGTTCAAACTTcacttaaaattataaattttattttgagatTTATTATTTTATCGAATAAATATTATGAAATAAATTATCACTTAAAATTAGAAATGACGTCCATTTTTTTAATCTATAAaatctaaaatgatttttaatgcgTCAGTTTTATAACTAAAATTACTTATCACATATTAGGTGCCTTAACTTACTTGCCATCACATTGATTTCTAAAGCCTCAATACTTGCTAATTTGAAGTAGAAGCTGTATTAGGTGCCTTTCGTCCGAACAATTATACATTGGTGCGAAACAAGTGTTAGGCCAAGCCATGTACTAGCTAGGTCCGGCTGCGCCAGCATGGTGCGTCAATTATCTCGATATTTATTTTCGTTCAAAGGGCAAAGCATTTTTTATTAGGCACTCAacatgaaaaatataataaatcgTGGCCTAAAACACGAAGATTTTGAATTTCCATCAGGCACTCAACATGCAACTTTACCCGCTTATTCGTATGACGATGAGGAACAATTACTTCAGCATCCCAAGTAGAGCATACCGTGCAGCATTGAAGGACAAACTGTCCCTCACAATCACAGATTAGGCCGGGAGTCCAACTGCTTGAATGGATTGTGGGACTTAGAtgcaatcctcctctccctcaatCGCTCAGCGATAATGAATGCCAGCTCGAGAGATTGGGAAGCATTGAGCCGGGGGTCACAATGGGTGTGGTAGCGCAAAGACAGGTCGTCGAAAGTGACAGTCCGCGATCCACCAATGCACTCTGTCACGTTTTGCCCAGTCATCTCCAGGTGCACCCCTCCAGGGTGGCTTCCTTCTTGCTCATGGACATCAAAAAATGCTTTGACTTCAGCCTACCAAGTTGGTAAGAACTCTTTTGTTAGCATTTGATGGAAGTATCTAAACTTTGACGAAGAAAATAACGGAAGGCAGCTAAAAGAAACTTCAGACTAGCTAGCCGTTGAAAATGATCTTCTTTCCTATATGTGAATATACCAGAATTGAGTCAAAAGGTCGAGTCTTGAGACCACAAGGGGCCTTGATGGTGTTCCCGTGCATGGGATCACTGACCCAGGTTACAATCTGTCCAGCTCTCCGAACGGCCTTAATTAGATGAGGGAGCTTTACTCTCAAGTTGTCTGCCCCCATCCTTGTTATAATGGTTATCCTCCCAGGCTTGTTCTGGGGATTGAGAATCTCAATCAGCTTCACGAGTTCGTTAGGATCCATCTTATCACTTACCTGCAACAATTGAGTGATTCAGTTTTCGAGTCAAATCAGGAAATTCTGTTATTGTAAgatgaaattttaaaagaattggcAGTGAACCAGAGCCTTTtggttttagctttgaaaatgCATGCTCCTAAAAATTATCAGTTTCAAAACATCTAAGAAACTGGTTTATGATCCCATCAGCTGTCAGGAATCCAATCTTTCAAATGAAAAAAAAGAGTTAAATTATTCAAGGTTTCATCCAACTCATTggtatagaaaaaaaaaaaccattcCATCATATACTAGATAAGACTATTCTCACCTTGATACCGAGAGGATTGGCGACGCCGCGGAGAAATTCAACATGGGCACCATCAAGTTGACGGGTTCTCTCTCCCACCCAGAGGAAGTGGGCGGAGCAATCATAGAAGAGACCGGTGGTGGAATCCTTGCGAGTGAGGGCATGCTCGTAGggaaggagaaggcactcgtgggaGGTCCAAAACTCAGTTGTCGTCATGGACGGATGCTCGACGGTGAGTCCTGCTGCAGCCATGAACCCCAAAGCCTCGTCCACGCGGTGGGCCAATTCTTGATACCTGGAAAAAGAACAAACACCATGACTGCTTAATTATGTTCCCCGTGGACTTTGCAACCCAAAATAAGGCGCATCCATGCGGCAAGATATTTGATGATCTCCTACTTGTCTCCTAGCTCACTGTGCTCAATGAAGTCGAGGTTCCACCGGGTAACGCGTTGCATTGCAGCATAGCCACCGGCGGCAAACCCCCGGAGAAGGTTGAGCGTCGCCGCAGACTGGCTGTAGGCCCGGATCATCCTCTGAGGGTCAGGAAATCTCGACTTCTCGTTGAACGAATCACCGTTGATGTTGTCCCCTCTGTAGCTTGGAAGCTTGACGCCGTTCCTCTCTTCGAAAGGATCCGACCTAGGCTTCGCGAACTGCCCAGCCATCCTTCCGACCTACAAAACCAAAGCAAACAATCCTAAGCTCGGAACGGCCATACAGACTCCAGATCGGAAGAAATCTGAATGCTCGATTTTCATTACCTTGACGACAGGCATCTGACCTCCGAACATGAGAACGACGCCCATCTGAAGGAGAATCCGGAAGGTGTCCCTGATGTTAATGCCGTTGAACTCTTTGAAACTCTCAGCGCAATCGCCCCCTACTAAGAGGAACGCCTTGCCGAAAGCAGCATCCGTGAGCCGCTCTTCCAGGTGGCGGGCCTCTCCAGCAAACACGATCGGCGGGAACTCCTCGATCGTCTTGAGCACCGCCTCCAGCTCCATTTTGTCCGGGTACTCCGGCAGTTGGAGAGCATTCTTAGCCTTCCAGCTATCCACCGACCATTTTCCCTTCTTCGCGTCCGCTACTGCCGTCGGCTCCTTGCCTTTGACTGGATTCTTGGCCGTTGTTCCCGCGGCGTAGACGGCGGAGACCGGGCGAATCAAGGCTTTCTTCCGAGCGGCACGGAGGAACGGCGAGATGAAAGCAAGGGAGTAGGAGACGTCCGCAGAGCAAGGGAGGGGTTGGTGGTAGCGGGGGAGGAGGGCGGTGCCATTGGCGAGCGCCATTACTCGAAAAGTTGGCCCACCCTTTTCGATAAGAGAAGCGTTAGCCTTACAGAAACCCTCGATGCGGAGGGATGAGGCAAAGCCTTTAATTTACAGGGAGGCAAAGAGAAAGTAGTACATCATttccataataataataataataataataccatTTTTACTAATTTAAAGTAACGCATTCAGCAGCTAAAAAGACAGTTTAATAATATCCCTATTGAGATACATTAAGCctctttaattaataaatatattttactacATCGAATGGAATTTTTTTTAATGCTATCTTGCCTATccaaatctatttttatttatacaTACCTTTTTAAATTAGTTAACTAATGTAAGAAATATGATTTCTTCAATGTACATATACATATTGAGTTTTTTTATAGAGTTTAATATTGACAAGTATTGGTTCGTTGCCTTCCGCCGTCCTGAAATACTGGATGGGTAGTTGAGGCACGCGCGGATCACATGATCATCTACCAGCGTTAGTGTAGTGAGTTGTTATTTTTAGAGTGGCGTTTGGTTAGGATtacttttgataattttaattatccatttaaagttatcaataaaaattatatttaatttaggtaatcgatgatttttGAGTAATGTTTTATGTCCAATACGTCAACAAAAGGACATGCAACCAGGAATCAGAAAACTAagttttttcttgattccggggttatcgaatttttttatccaaaatatgctcagataagagaaaaatatagtaaaaaaagtaaaatgtaaagaaaaaaaaatgaaaaatataaaaaataaaataaactaaaacgtaattttttttaaaaaaaataaaaaatcattaaaaaataattaaaaataaaaaatgattaaaaaactttaaaaaatagaaaaacttttaaaaatacaaaaaacataaaaaaaaaataaaaatttgaaaaaacgtaaaaaaatgttaaaaaaataataataataaaaatgttaaaaaaacattaaaaaattttaaaaatagaaaaatgtaaaaaatcctaaaaaattaaaaacccctaaaaactaaaaaacttttgaaaaaattaaaaattaaaaattaaaaattaaaaaacaataaaaaaacaaaataaaaaataaaaaaatatatataaataaaaaagtgaaaatatagtaaaatataataaggtttaaataataataataataataataataataataataataataataatattattattattattattattattattattatgtatagttgattttgtaactaaggacaatctagtaaaatattaaattaagttattcattgtaaccttcaaacaaatatatttttattatattatctatattgaaccaaacaacatttgattatattttattcttcataattttaattaaataatcatataattaaaattatatatgataatttaaatCAAAACTATCTTTAGTCTTTACTCCCCGTTTAATAACTTTGCTTTCCGTCACTCGTGGCATATGGCCCACGATTGTGACGGATGCCGATCCAACATTGTAGCCCGAGTCTAATTACTTCTGCTCGGCCAAATCTGTGCAGCTGTCTCGGCCcagtagatttttttttctaatttattttctgaataaatttaaaatacaatatatatacatatttagaaatcaatttttaaaatattcgtCCTTAAAGTTGAGTCTAGTCTTTTTGGCATTCAACGTATAAGATAACAAAAACGACTTTTTATTCAGACAAGAAAAGGTggaatttttttaaacatgtaaATTTCCTGTGGCATCGCAGAAAGATGGATATTATACGGCAATTGGCAAGGAACCGTCCACAATACATGAGTATTCAATACGAAGTAACTTTTATGTAAAATCCTTAAATTTTCGAATTTTCTACTATACCTTACCTTTTGGGAGCGTGTAAAATAAGAGGTCATGGTTTGTACTTTTACGAATAAGAAAATGGTCCCTTTATGTATATTGGTAGGGATTAATATACTTCACTTATTTTATAAGTGGGATCTATCAATTCCCACtaatatcttaaaaaaaaaaatcatcctcaAATCTTAAAATAAGTGGGGAGATCGTCTAGGCCGCATTTATGAATCAAAGGAAGGTTACTTTACATATATTAGTAGGGATTTGTTAGTATAATTTTGTATTAACAGTGTaattcaggttttgataaataacaagtaaaataagttagatttattatgaTCTAACCGTttaattaagtgtgcaggaaatctaATTAGGTCAACGGATCGACCGGATAGCTAGTATGAAATCCAACTAAATCaacgagccgaccggatagctagtacgaaatctagctaggtcgacgggtcgaccaaATAGATgatacaaagtccagataggtctatGGGCTAAtcgtgtaaaatactgaaaaaggaCGAATAACCATaagaaaatttttcggagctcgtatgactttAGTTACAGGGATAAATATTGGGGCCTAGAAAAGTTTGTTTAGGCTatcccgttttaacgaggaaatgtttattttttttaattccttttctttctttttctttttctttatttccttttctccCCCGCGTGCCCGAGCAGTCCCCGACGACGTTCCCCCGCGCTATCTCACGCCCGATCTGCCCTAACCGCTCCTCGTCGGTTTCCTTTCTCCCTCGCGTACAAAGTCCCTTGGCCAAGGAAGCCCCgagccttctcttcctcctctcatctgcGTCGGCTCATCCCCTTCCTCCTCTCTAAACAACGCCGATCTCTCTCGCGTCGCCCTCGGtcaccacagccgacgccgctAAGATCTCTGACGCCACTGACCGCCGGGTGTCACTCCGATTAGTGCTACCATCTTCACCAGTCAATTGGTGATGCCGACACCACAGCACACCTATGTTGCCACCGTACCCTAGATCGGCTTCTGCGCATCACTGCCGACCACCGCGGACCCACGACGGGTCGTTGGAGCCTGAGGCTGTGCCCTATCATCGATCTCTTCTTGCGATCGGTCCAGCCCCAATCTTACGCACAGCTCGATCTGGTCAGCATCGCCGGTTCCTCTTCGCGTGTCTAGGTTCACCGAGATTGGAGGAGTGTCAAAGCATACTGACCGAGTTCTTCCCTTCGGGCACTCATCTACTTCCAGGACCAATGCTAGGCCTCACATCCAAAAATTTACGAGAAGATTTCAGTCTGAGCCTCCCGGACAATTTGGTGTCGTCTCGCTGTCAAGGATCGATAAAGGTAGGTTGATTTAGTATTTGATGGTGGAGATCTTGATTCAACGTCAGATTAGGATGGTATGTGCTAACTGTTTCAGATTCCAGCAGCGTCTCCTTTTCGGCTAGCAACTTAGGGTTATCTGGTTTTCTGAACAGTAGCCTTACTCAGCTGCGACCACCGTCTTATGGCTGTGGACTTCTCCGATCGAGAGCCCTATTAGCTACCACAGATTTGGTGAGTATGTAGGATGAATAGGTTAAACAATTATGGTTTCCTAACCCTAATTGAGATTTCGTTTAGTTATGTAAATTGTAGTAGGTTGATAAATAGGGGGTTAATCAATAGTCGTATTCGATTATGATTATCCTAAATAggtttgaggatttgatttagctaattaatttatatgtaattagctaaatctgtatatcatgtattacatgactttgattcgagacggtgtctcgacgagagatctatttcggatacgatcctctatttggaggcgggtactttgacttatctttttagatatatcattttgatatgcatagtagtttttaacaaatagtaataattatgtttcttatctgcatcggtTTGTCACTACCGAATACCTATTACATGCTTACTTTTACTTACTTGTTATGTACTCCATGTTAGTACCCACCTGGTTttatatgcttatagaggtagtgacatatccATGTTTTATTATGTTCAGAACCTAAGTTTTTATatcttatctgacctgtgtacctagaccattgatttggtccatttgccctatggtacacattatgtagagatggataaGTTCCGGATAtttccatgtttagtgacatgcaccatctcgcatgattgcatgttgtgcgatagtcggctccattattgttgagcacatcgcaagttacatggatctgcacacacaaccactcatgggttaatggttcatatcaggcagggtgtgttgcagtaggttgctttgtcaagggctccgttggtccactcatgggtagtgtgacgtagagTTATAGCAGGATAGGGATCCCtctctggacttgctcagggagatgagagcattgagctcccccacttatggtTTGAGGTAATgagaataggtgtactccgacagcatcccgtccactcggtcactcatcaggtgcagtgatgacagagtgcacggttgtcacagccctacccactcagtctcaccatcgtgtgtgagacggctgactggcagtaggggtgaccaggacatgtcattggtatcatacgcattgatgcatttattgcttatgtttgatgcacttatatgttgcatatttggTAGATGCATATGtttaacatgcatacaagatttctatatctctcggtctattatccatacaccaggtcctggttagtacagtttttctcctatatatttcagtttgcatttatcattcctatatcaagagactgtacgcataattattgctattggttattttcttactatacatgtcagtagctacccgctgaggagttgactcaccccgttgttattactattttcaggttgaggtcatCCGGAGAGTTCGAATCGCTAGTCCCCCTGTAGATCGCAAGGATATttatttggtcttttggtttttcttattataCTATCTAAACTGTGTTTTAGACTTGTTCTGAATTTTGGCACTTGGATCTAGTATGATCCTTAATTACCATTGGgttttatttggatatgttctgctacatgcctgcctagacggcaaaagaggtgagttgatttttttttcgtcgttgtgatttgtgttttatgggtgtagttgagtaggaatatAATTTGAGTTTTataggtgtagttgagtaggaatatTGAGATGATTTTCGTATCGTTGTTTTAGTTTGGTTTGTTTACTATCATACTACGTGGTTGTTGCTTATTATTTATACATatgttccggtcgtgttggccgaggtatctagattgttgtaggaagtttcatattgtcacatgtacaggggagatgctgccgaaatttcttctggcagggactacttggggtgtgacaatattttttttatcagagccaggtttcggATGCTTGGTTTTCGGAATTTGGTTTTGCGTGTTAATATGATACCAATATTGATCcagtccgaaccagaagtcaacagacgctgggcacgtggcgctctccgactcgctgatgtagatctccgctgatgtagatctccaactggtggcgcgatgctccggctaacctgcacagaagtcgggccgggaagggggttcccgacggcgaccctccgacgctcaagtcaggtaaattacgatgaacaaagtggctcccaaagtctcagaataccttccAAAGAATCCCCCTCCAgcgaagtctgaggctctttatatagagctatgaagggtttgggcacgtgtaccgaggtgcatacgtgtcctctgtcctttcctaggtatgcggctgtcagaaagcttacctgacccatatcgctacagtcaaagcatgcccttgatgggacagcagaatcccctgtcacaagatttggagcatggcacacacgtgaaacctaccggttgtcagagaaaggagtcccctgtccttttcccttgctccaaacttgtcgtccgggcggacagctccctcaacatccggccggacatccgcagtggtttacttgtgctttgtggagactaataaacaggggtgctttatgactttggtcggtcaaaaggtcagctcggcccATGACCTTTtgaattgagcgtcggaaccccgatttgacagggtgccttcaaaccataagtgcgagccggccggtaGTCCGGTCGGACCGGCCGGCTACGGTCGTCCGTCCGGTCAGACCATACTCTCccccggatgggcggctgctccggtgacttccccttggcgttgactttgcaggggggcccgctcttactaccggatcacttgcctccccttcaagtctagtcgaaggaggcgaatagtccgactgactggactgtgagtctagccgaacggctcctccatgctaatactctccgcccggtcagccgcagagatatccttgaatgaatcaatgatggcctTCAGCGGATCACttcgcgttctgcgccaatcttcgacaacaaggttgatcataccttcattaaatgctccgaatgattgactgccacgtggagcaatgccatcagagtacggaggtggtggcatgatattttgatgtgatcgaagcaattcgaaataaacggctagatgcatgctttgattccagtgacctggatccgacggtggaggccgcccggccctcaccctataaattcttcgtttccttctcatcTTCACtcgcctccgttacctctactgttgccctctgcgctttggagctccggcgatcttgtttctGCCCTCTGACGCTCTTCGGCGCCTTTCCTCGATCCctctcccctcagtaaggttttagatctttccttcttcctttccggtatctaattcGCATTTCTTCCCGTAGCTCCAGTCTTTGAAACTCCTGTTCTTCGTCTTTGAAACttcttttttgatttcttctatctggatcatggccagttcttctcatcccgaagaacaatccctaggcccatggtatactaccatgcggtcccgtttcgaacaacgggattttgatattttggctgacaatttcaaAATCCCCGAGGAtttcgaagttcgcctagctggtcctgccgctcggccacacagaccgccgcgcggcggtttctgtgtctttcgcgaccaatttaccgccggtctgcggttccccgtgcatccttttatagtagacgtttgtaattattttggcgtgccgctcggaagtttagtaccaaataccttccgtctcctctgcggtgttgtcgttttgtttaagattcacaacattcccctctgACCGgaggttttcttttatttctattaccctaagcaagccgaaccgggcacctttatgttccaagctcggcccggtctggtcttcttcaataaactacccacttccaataaacattggaaggactattatttctacctccgcatgcccagtcagccaaactttccgacccagtggcaggtcagtctacctcctactcccgagttgaagaaattcaagacccggccggattatcttcacgccgcaaatgtactagccggtctgcggcttgacatcaacaaacttcctgagtcctatacggaccccacttccgaccggcttcggtaagaattttgcttgggcatttgctttaattgctaactgatttcttcttcttttcatgcagctgacatcgtcatggactcggtgatggccggcgttctgaagagaaag
This genomic stretch from Zingiber officinale cultivar Zhangliang chromosome 7A, Zo_v1.1, whole genome shotgun sequence harbors:
- the LOC122000849 gene encoding phospho-2-dehydro-3-deoxyheptonate aldolase 2, chloroplastic-like; amino-acid sequence: MALANGTALLPRYHQPLPCSADVSYSLAFISPFLRAARKKALIRPVSAVYAAGTTAKNPVKGKEPTAVADAKKGKWSVDSWKAKNALQLPEYPDKMELEAVLKTIEEFPPIVFAGEARHLEERLTDAAFGKAFLLVGGDCAESFKEFNGINIRDTFRILLQMGVVLMFGGQMPVVKVGRMAGQFAKPRSDPFEERNGVKLPSYRGDNINGDSFNEKSRFPDPQRMIRAYSQSAATLNLLRGFAAGGYAAMQRVTRWNLDFIEHSELGDKYQELAHRVDEALGFMAAAGLTVEHPSMTTTEFWTSHECLLLPYEHALTRKDSTTGLFYDCSAHFLWVGERTRQLDGAHVEFLRGVANPLGIKVSDKMDPNELVKLIEILNPQNKPGRITIITRMGADNLRVKLPHLIKAVRRAGQIVTWVSDPMHGNTIKAPCGLKTRPFDSILAEVKAFFDVHEQEGSHPGGVHLEMTGQNVTECIGGSRTVTFDDLSLRYHTHCDPRLNASQSLELAFIIAERLRERRIASKSHNPFKQLDSRPNL